DNA sequence from the Pseudoglutamicibacter cumminsii genome:
CGCATCTCGAAGTGCTCGCGGGAGTCCTTGTACTTGTGTGGGGAGCGAATCACGGTGAACGTGTTCTTCTCCGTTGGCAGTGGCACTGGGCCGACGACGGTTGCGCCAGCGCGAGTGACCGTATCCACGATCTTGCGGGCGGAGGTGTCAATGACCTCGTGGTCGTATGACTTCAGCCGGATGCGGATCTTCTGTCCCGCCATGCTGTCTTCCTTACGTTGTTAGCACTGTTATTGATGTGTGCCTCACGGGTCACAGCTGTAGCGGATAGTTTCCAGGAAGGTCTGGTCCTCTATGTGCTTACTGTGACCGGCACGCCCGGTTTCGAGCCAAATCCTGAAACTTCAGGGTTCCTTGCCTCGGCCGAGCTCCGATCCACGCACTCGGGCGTGTCTTCACCGTTGCGATGTTGTACGCCTGATTATTTTGCGGGGATCTTGTTGGCGCAGAGCTTTAGCCCTAAAAGCCAACTTATCCAGTGTGCCACACTCTGAGCCGAATAACAAAACAGTGTGATCAGCACAACCCTCGACCTGTAGCACTCCACCATGTAGCTCTGCCGATACAATCCACCTCATACGAAAAGGGACCCGACTCCCCTTACGGAGTGTCGGGTCCCTTTTCGTTATGGCTGGTTCACATCATGTCGATGTGGCCTGCGCCAGATCAGTAAGAAGGGTCTTACTTGATGATCTTGGTAACGCGGCCCGAACCAACGGTGCGGCCACCCTCACGGATAGCGAAGCCGAGGCCCTCTTCCATAGCGATTGGCTGGATGAGCTCGACGGTCATCTCGGTGGTGTCACCTGGCATAACCATCTCGGTGCCCTCTGGGAGGGTAATAACACCGGTCACGTCAGTCGTACGGAAGTAGAACTGTGGGCGGTAGTTCGAGTAGAACGGGTTGTGACGGCCACCCTCGTCCTTGGAGAGGATGTAGACGTTTGCCTCGAACTCGGTGTGTGGGGTGATCGAGCCTGGCTCGACAACAACCTGACCGCGCTCAACGTCTTCACGCTTGAGACCGCGGAGCAGCAGACCACAGTTCTCGCCAGCCCATGCTTCGTCGAGCTGCTTGTGGAACATCTCGATACCGGTAACGGTGGTCTTCTGCAGTGGGCGCAGACCGACGATCTCAACCTCGGAGTTGAGCTTGAGGGTACCGCGCTCTGCACGGCCGGTAACAACGGTACCGCGACCGGTAATGGTGAAGACGTCCTCGATTGGCATCAGGAATGGCTGATCCTTCTCGCGGACTGGGTCTGGGATGTACTCGTCAACAGCGTTCATGAGCTCCATGATGGAGTCAGCCCACTTCTCGTCGCCCTGGAGAGCCTGGTAAGCGGAAACGCGGATAACTGGTGCGTCGTCGCCGTCGAAGCCCTGGGAGGACAGAAGTTCGCGAACTTCCATCTCGACGAGGTCGAGGAGCTCTTCGTCGTCAACCATGTCGCACTTGTTGAGTGCAACGAGCAGTGCAGGAACGCCAACCTGGCGGGCCAGCAGAACGTGCTCGCGGGTCTGAGCCATTGGGCCGTCAGTAGCAGCAACCACGAGGATTGCGCCGTCCATCTGAGCAGCACCGGTAATCATGTTCTTGACGTAGTCAGCGTGGCCTGGAGCGTCAATGTG
Encoded proteins:
- the rpsJ gene encoding 30S ribosomal protein S10 yields the protein MAGQKIRIRLKSYDHEVIDTSARKIVDTVTRAGATVVGPVPLPTEKNTFTVIRSPHKYKDSREHFEMRTHKRLIDIVDPTPKAVDSLMRLDLPADVNIEIKL
- the tuf gene encoding elongation factor Tu — its product is MAKAKFDRSKPHVNVGTIGHVDHGKTTLSAAISKVLADRFPSETNVQRDFDTIDSAPEERQRGITISISHVEYETEKRHYAHIDAPGHADYVKNMITGAAQMDGAILVVAATDGPMAQTREHVLLARQVGVPALLVALNKCDMVDDEELLDLVEMEVRELLSSQGFDGDDAPVIRVSAYQALQGDEKWADSIMELMNAVDEYIPDPVREKDQPFLMPIEDVFTITGRGTVVTGRAERGTLKLNSEVEIVGLRPLQKTTVTGIEMFHKQLDEAWAGENCGLLLRGLKREDVERGQVVVEPGSITPHTEFEANVYILSKDEGGRHNPFYSNYRPQFYFRTTDVTGVITLPEGTEMVMPGDTTEMTVELIQPIAMEEGLGFAIREGGRTVGSGRVTKIIK